A single region of the Neodiprion pinetum isolate iyNeoPine1 chromosome 5, iyNeoPine1.2, whole genome shotgun sequence genome encodes:
- the Cdk12 gene encoding cyclin-dependent kinase 12 isoform X1 has product MPSSRDVERAERNGRFRSSRRRDSIGSDINRHNFENIDKRHRRHGKSKSSGKKKKKRSRDKSIDSVPTVASSVIKPLVEYSDVSSEDLSEPEAGEIQSEDSRGNSFTDGDLQESHHQRRYYGGSPRQNLGASPISISPSPPAGGGHANRYLSPNDELQRVRSPMPEEYEEETRHYPRKKEKKHKREKKKKRSVSPSSSSSKKKKKRSKRQSHSPSPQMPQEITITPDHDKQMHRWQDCPPLPLKDSTSPISPATPQGQRSLSDMELESPPEEARDLTSPSSVGLIRHTESPHTPLLPPRNITPEGNRSSHISQKHSPDRRKHSPSMHARRGSISPNSGHGGGRRQGHPHSPSPASRRRDHSPPRRRDFSPSPVSHRMRHSPSPTQIRRREFSPSPVSHRRRGEPLPSPTPSKRRRRDDSDRRHRHHDQDRRDKRKSRGTRSPVGSSRLQNPVSRSRSRSPGRWRKMPSRSRSRSRRRSRSPKKSRSPSKMHKPARKHKSKSPRPSRIPSPPPHRTRTRSPTSIAARNLRGRAKISETSLFAELVKDRNMRELALKKLQEAKEKAISQDEVQIIEGSDDKEASNTSSEHKISNEIKELSSDSRAHANLVSVTEDGADIDIVDIPFPNIVTSSLGMTEDSNSMASKTPPIPASLATTPSTPVANLTPIPPSTVYNSPVPNTTNNFPMAVAGNGGTIFPSPVPNLANISQSDPNGIAGPSQVPVLLPGSVPGQVLLPNLSIPPPPIPVPAPNTAISKFNTPNNLVPLKSIDPPKPPIVAFKTTKLSKLPLPPGINQNDLESIDSPPSRSPSPPTKGQNKFLSTTPKPPTKKSIKDLPMPPVVPGSEDLSGEEDPNATPPRGKLDRITPKPKLKRPKILKRRGSRNCHMPMSASGGKDWGERCVDVFEVIAQIGEGTYGQVYKAQDKRAAVLVALKKVRLENEKEGFPITAVREIKILRQLNHKNIVNLREIVTDKQDALDFRKDKGSFYLVFEYMDHDLMGLLESGMVDFNEMNNASIMKQLLDGLNYCHSKNFLHRDIKCSNILMNNKGEVKLADFGLARLYNAEDRQRPYTNKVITLWYRPPELLLGEERYGPAIDVWSCGCILGELFSKKPLFQANVEMMQLEMISRVCGTPTPAVWPSVIKLPLWHMLKPKKSHRRRLREDFSFMPASALDLLDKMLELDPDKRITAADALKSAWLKNIQPEQMPAPQLPTWQDCHELWSKKRRRQLREQQEVSGGKIPLLPLPNKGGPHKAVEDLSDVGGSSKRLKMEAGYNSHGNRIGAEPPFGGESLFNRSAPFLVSPSSYYYSSPLPVKSRGNQKQGDTSSHYLDQNTEDSLARKLNCLASALAHGRPIRVDDLMSLRSDNDGDQKAAQLVGDLHSELRLAASTRATGRLESHLPVFNPLPTETSVGQKSGFDAHAVYAGDDAVSTVRWSQLATAGVRSALSALMSRYGLETYNPSPATTRPPGKAIMGPLQTLNHPSTSAQTTYGSQ; this is encoded by the exons ATGCCCAGCAGCCGTGACGTGGAGCGTGCAGAACGTAATGGACGATTTAGATCATCGAGAAGGAGGGACAGTATTGGAAGTGATATAAATCgtcacaattttgaaaatatagaCAAGAGACACAGGCGACATGGAAAGAGTAAAAGTTcaggaaaaaagaagaagaaaagatctCGTGACAAATCAATAGACAGTGTTCCGACTGTAGCGTCATCTGTAATAAAGCCGCTGGTTGAGTACTCCGATGTGAGCAGCGAAGATCTTTCGGAACCTGAGGCTGGAGAAATACAGTCTGAAGATAGCAGAGGTAACAGTTTTACTGATGGGGATCTGCAGGAATCCCATCATCAAAGACGATACTACGGTGGCAGTCCAAGGCAAAATCTCGGCGCTTCCCCCATCAGCATATCTCCTTCACCTCCAGCCGGAGGTGGGCACGCAAACAGATATTTGTCACCCAACGACGAGCTCCAGCGAGTTAGATCACCGATGCCCGAGGAATATGAAGAAGAGACGCGTCACTACCCtagaaagaaggagaagaaacacaaacgggaaaaaaagaagaagagaagcgTTAGCCCATCCTCCAGCTCtagtaaaaagaagaagaagaggtcCAAGCGACAGTCGCACAGTCCTAGTCCCCAAATGCCTCAAGAAATAACCATTACCCCTGACCATGATAAACAGATGCATCGGTGGCAAGATTGTCCGCCATTACCTCTGAAGGATAGTACATCTCCTATATCGCCAGCTACACCTCAAGGGCAGAGATCTCTCAGTGACATGGAATTGGAATCTCCGCCTGAAGAGGCCAGAGATCTAACTTCACCCTCTTCCGTAGGGCTTATAAGGCATACGGAGTCCCCTCACACACCTCTACTACCTCCGAGAAACATAACGCCGGAAGGAAATAGGAGCAGTCATATATCACAGAAGCATAGCCCAGACAGACGAAAACATAGTCCAAGTATGCATGCTCGACGTGGCAGTATTAGCCCCAATTCCGGACACGGGGGAGGACGCAGACAAGGCCATCCTCACAGCCCTAGCCCAGCGTCAAGGAGAAGGGACCACAGTCCGCCTAGGAGAAGAGACTTTAGTCCCAGTCCTGTGAGCCACAGAATGAGGCATAGTCCTAGTCCCACTCAAATTCGACGAAGGGAATTCAGCCCCAGTCCTGTGTCTCACAGACGGAGGGGAGAGCCGCTACCTAGTCCTACACCAAGTaagcgaagaagaagagacgACTCAGACAGAAGGCACAGACATCACGATCAAGACAGGCGAGATAAGAGAAAGTCGCGTGGAACTAGGAGTCCTGTGGGTAGCAGCAG ATTGCAGAATCCAGTTTCTCGTTCGCGATCGCGAAGTCCTGGGAGATGGAGGAAAATGCCGTCGCGATCCAGATCCAGATCCAGGAGAAGAAGTCGCTCGCCCAAAAAATCCCGCTCTCCAAGTAAGATGCATAAACCAGCTAGGAAACACAAATCCAAGAGCCCAAGACCATCCAGGATACCATCTCCACCTCCGCATAGAACCAGAACTCGTAGTCCGACAAGTATAGCTGCCAGAAATCTCAGAGGTCGGGCAAAGATTAGCGAGACGAGTCTCTTTGCTGAACTTGTTAAGGACAGAAATATGAGGGAACTCGCCTTAAAGAAACTTCAAGAAGCCAAAGAGAAGGCAATTAGTCAAGACGAAGTGCAAATCATAGAAGGATCAGATGACAAAGAAGCGAGCAACACTTCGTCAGAGCATAAAATATCCAACGAAATAAAGGAATTATCTTCCGACAGCAGGGCACATGCTAATCTTGTCTCAGTCACCGAAGACGGTGCTGATATTGACATTGTAGACATACCTTTTCCTAATATTGTGACATCTTCCCTTGGAATGACCGAAGATAGCAATTCAATGGCAAGCAAAACCCCACCTATACCTGCGTCACTGGCTACAACTCCGTCGACACCGGTAGCAAATCTTACCCCAATACCACCGTCAACTGTATATAATTCTCCCGTACCAAACACTACAAACAATTTTCCAATGGCTGTTGCTGGCAATGGTGGCACAATTTTTCCCTCCCCAGTCCCTAACTTGGCAAACATTTCACAATCTGATCCTAACGGAATCGCAGGTCCATCGCAAGTACCTGTTTTGTTACCTGGTTCCGTTCCAGGACAAGTTCTACTTCCCAATCTTTCTATTCCTCCTCCTCCAATTCCAGTTCCTGCTCCTAACACTGCCATTTCTAAATTCAACACACCCAATAATTTAGTTCCTCTCAAATCTATCGATCCACCGAAACCTCCCATAGTTGCATTTAAAACTACGAAATTGTCAAAGTTACCGCTGCCACCAGGAATCAATCAGAATGATTTAGAGAGCATAGACTCTCCGCCAAGCCGCTCACCCAGTCCACCTACCAAGGGGCAGAATAAATTCTTATCAACCACACCGAAACCTCCCACAAAAAAGAGCATCAAAGATCTACCAATGCCACCTG TTGTTCCTGGATCAGAAGACTTGAGTGGAGAGGAAGATCCGAATGCTACGCCACCGCGCGGAAAACTTGATCGGATAACCCCCAAGCCAAAACTGAAGAGGCCGAAAATATTGAAGAGACGAGGCTCTCGCAATTGTCATATGCCAATGTCAGCTTCTGGAGGCAAAGATTGGGGTGAACGATGCGTCGATGTGTTCGAAGTTATAGCACAGATTGGCGAAGGTACTTATGGTCAGGTCTATAAAGCTCAAGACAAAAGAGCTGCTGTTCTTGTTGCCCTAAAGAAAGTACGTTTggaaaatgagaaagaagGATTTCCGATAACGGCAGTTCGGGAAATTAAAATCCTGCGACAATTAAAccataaaaatattgtcaacCTGAGAGAAATCGTTACCGACAAGCAAGATGCTCTAGATTTCCGAAAG GACAAGGGTTCATTTTATCTCGTTTTCGAGTACATGGACCATGACCTAATGGGATTACTGGAATCCGGAATGGTAGACTTTAACGAAATGAACAATGCCAGTATCATGAAGCAGTTGCTGGATGGTTTGAACTACTGTCACAgcaaaaatttcttacatCGAGACATCAAGTGTTCAAATATATTGATGAATAACAA AGGTGAAGTAAAACTGGCTGACTTCGGTCTTGCTAGACTGTACAATGCGGAAGACAGGCAGAGACCTTACACCAATAAGGTCATTACTTTGTGGTATCGACCACCTGAATTACTACTTGGAGAAGAACGTTACGGACCAGCCATTGATGTATGGAGCTGCGGTTGCATACTTGGTGAACTGTTTTCCAAGAAGCCTCTTTTCCAG GCGAATGTGGAGATGATGCAGCTGGAAATGATCTCGCGAGTTTGCGGTACACCGACACCAGCCGTTTGGCCATCTGTGATAAAATTGCCTTTATGGCATATGCTAAAGCCCAAAAAGTCGCACAGACGACGCCTGAGAGAGGACTTCTCCTTCATGCCTGCATCGGCTCTGGATCTTCTAGATAAAATGCTGGAACTAGATCCGGACAAACGGATCACAGCTGCTGATGCTCTGAAAAGTGCTTGGCTGAAAAATATCCAACCAGAACA GATGCCAGCACCCCAACTCCCGACATGGCAAGACTGTCACGAGCTTTGGAGTAAGAAACGCAGACGTCAGTTACGAGAACAGCAGGAAGTTTCCGGAGGGAAGATCCCGCTCCTCCCTCTCCCTAACAAAGGTGGCCCTCACAAGGCTGTTGAGGACTTGTCGGATGTCGGGGG GTCATCCAAAAGGTTAAAGATGGAGGCAGGATATAATTCCCATGGAAATCGTATCGGTGCTGAACCTCCGTTTGGAGGTGAAAGTTTGTTTAATCGGAGTGCTCCATTTTTAGTCTCCCCATCGTCGTACTACTACAGCAGTCCATTGCCTGTCAAATCACGGGGCAATCAAAAGCAAGGAGACACCAGCTCCCATTATTTGGACCAAAACACTGAGGACAGTCTGGCACGAAAACTAAATTGCCTTGCTAGTGCTTTGGCTCATGGCAGGCCAATACGTGTCGACGATCTAATGTCGCTTCGCTCAGATAACGAC GGTGATCAAAAAGCTGCTCAATTAGTGGGTGACCTGCACTCTGAGCTACGTCTTGCGGCGAGTACAAGAGCAACTGGTAGATTAGAATCGCACCTACCGGTATTCAACCCACTGCCAACAG aaaCAAGTGTAGGACAAAAGAGTGGGTTCGATGCTCATGCTGTCTACGCAGGCGACGATGCGGTCAGCACGGTCAGGTGGTCTCAATTAGCCACAGCTGGTGTACGCAGCGCATTGTCCGCTCTAATGTCACGCTATGGTTTGGAAACCTACAATCCTTCCCCTGCCACAACCCGACCCCCAGGTAAAGCGATCATGGGCCCGTTGCAGACCCTAAACCACCCCTCAACTTCGGCCCAAACTACATATGGTTCTCAGTAA
- the Cdk12 gene encoding cyclin-dependent kinase 12 isoform X2, protein MPSSRDVERAERNGRFRSSRRRDSIGSDINRHNFENIDKRHRRHGKSKSSGKKKKKRSRDKSIDSVPTVASSVIKPLVEYSDVSSEDLSEPEAGEIQSEDSRGNSFTDGDLQESHHQRRYYGGSPRQNLGASPISISPSPPAGGGHANRYLSPNDELQRVRSPMPEEYEEETRHYPRKKEKKHKREKKKKRSVSPSSSSSKKKKKRSKRQSHSPSPQMPQEITITPDHDKQMHRWQDCPPLPLKDSTSPISPATPQGQRSLSDMELESPPEEARDLTSPSSVGLIRHTESPHTPLLPPRNITPEGNRSSHISQKHSPDRRKHSPSMHARRGSISPNSGHGGGRRQGHPHSPSPASRRRDHSPPRRRDFSPSPVSHRMRHSPSPTQIRRREFSPSPVSHRRRGEPLPSPTPSKRRRRDDSDRRHRHHDQDRRDKRKSRGTRSPVGSSRLQNPVSRSRSRSPGRWRKMPSRSRSRSRRRSRSPKKSRSPSKMHKPARKHKSKSPRPSRIPSPPPHRTRTRSPTSIAARNLRGRAKISETSLFAELVKDRNMRELALKKLQEAKEKAISQDEVQIIEGSDDKEASNTSSEHKISNEIKELSSDSRAHANLVSVTEDGADIDIVDIPFPNIVTSSLGMTEDSNSMASKTPPIPASLATTPSTPVANLTPIPPSTVYNSPVPNTTNNFPMAVAGNGGTIFPSPVPNLANISQSDPNGIAGPSQVPVLLPGSVPGQVLLPNLSIPPPPIPVPAPNTAISKFNTPNNLVPLKSIDPPKPPIVAFKTTKLSKLPLPPGINQNDLESIDSPPSRSPSPPTKGQNKFLSTTPKPPTKKSIKDLPMPPVVPGSEDLSGEEDPNATPPRGKLDRITPKPKLKRPKILKRRGSRNCHMPMSASGGKDWGERCVDVFEVIAQIGEGTYGQVYKAQDKRAAVLVALKKVRLENEKEGFPITAVREIKILRQLNHKNIVNLREIVTDKQDALDFRKDKGSFYLVFEYMDHDLMGLLESGMVDFNEMNNASIMKQLLDGLNYCHSKNFLHRDIKCSNILMNNKGEVKLADFGLARLYNAEDRQRPYTNKVITLWYRPPELLLGEERYGPAIDVWSCGCILGELFSKKPLFQANVEMMQLEMISRVCGTPTPAVWPSVIKLPLWHMLKPKKSHRRRLREDFSFMPASALDLLDKMLELDPDKRITAADALKSAWLKNIQPEQMPAPQLPTWQDCHELWSKKRRRQLREQQEVSGGKIPLLPLPNKGGPHKAVEDLSDVGGSSKRLKMEAGYNSHGNRIGAEPPFGGESLFNRSAPFLVSPSSYYYSSPLPVKSRGNQKQGDTSSHYLDQNTEDSLARKLNCLASALAHGRPIRVDDLMSLRSDNDGDQKAAQLVGDLHSELRLAASTRATGRLESHLPVFNPLPTETSVGQKSGFDAHAVYAGDDAVSTVRWSQLATAGVRSALSALMSRYGLETYNPSPATTRPPD, encoded by the exons ATGCCCAGCAGCCGTGACGTGGAGCGTGCAGAACGTAATGGACGATTTAGATCATCGAGAAGGAGGGACAGTATTGGAAGTGATATAAATCgtcacaattttgaaaatatagaCAAGAGACACAGGCGACATGGAAAGAGTAAAAGTTcaggaaaaaagaagaagaaaagatctCGTGACAAATCAATAGACAGTGTTCCGACTGTAGCGTCATCTGTAATAAAGCCGCTGGTTGAGTACTCCGATGTGAGCAGCGAAGATCTTTCGGAACCTGAGGCTGGAGAAATACAGTCTGAAGATAGCAGAGGTAACAGTTTTACTGATGGGGATCTGCAGGAATCCCATCATCAAAGACGATACTACGGTGGCAGTCCAAGGCAAAATCTCGGCGCTTCCCCCATCAGCATATCTCCTTCACCTCCAGCCGGAGGTGGGCACGCAAACAGATATTTGTCACCCAACGACGAGCTCCAGCGAGTTAGATCACCGATGCCCGAGGAATATGAAGAAGAGACGCGTCACTACCCtagaaagaaggagaagaaacacaaacgggaaaaaaagaagaagagaagcgTTAGCCCATCCTCCAGCTCtagtaaaaagaagaagaagaggtcCAAGCGACAGTCGCACAGTCCTAGTCCCCAAATGCCTCAAGAAATAACCATTACCCCTGACCATGATAAACAGATGCATCGGTGGCAAGATTGTCCGCCATTACCTCTGAAGGATAGTACATCTCCTATATCGCCAGCTACACCTCAAGGGCAGAGATCTCTCAGTGACATGGAATTGGAATCTCCGCCTGAAGAGGCCAGAGATCTAACTTCACCCTCTTCCGTAGGGCTTATAAGGCATACGGAGTCCCCTCACACACCTCTACTACCTCCGAGAAACATAACGCCGGAAGGAAATAGGAGCAGTCATATATCACAGAAGCATAGCCCAGACAGACGAAAACATAGTCCAAGTATGCATGCTCGACGTGGCAGTATTAGCCCCAATTCCGGACACGGGGGAGGACGCAGACAAGGCCATCCTCACAGCCCTAGCCCAGCGTCAAGGAGAAGGGACCACAGTCCGCCTAGGAGAAGAGACTTTAGTCCCAGTCCTGTGAGCCACAGAATGAGGCATAGTCCTAGTCCCACTCAAATTCGACGAAGGGAATTCAGCCCCAGTCCTGTGTCTCACAGACGGAGGGGAGAGCCGCTACCTAGTCCTACACCAAGTaagcgaagaagaagagacgACTCAGACAGAAGGCACAGACATCACGATCAAGACAGGCGAGATAAGAGAAAGTCGCGTGGAACTAGGAGTCCTGTGGGTAGCAGCAG ATTGCAGAATCCAGTTTCTCGTTCGCGATCGCGAAGTCCTGGGAGATGGAGGAAAATGCCGTCGCGATCCAGATCCAGATCCAGGAGAAGAAGTCGCTCGCCCAAAAAATCCCGCTCTCCAAGTAAGATGCATAAACCAGCTAGGAAACACAAATCCAAGAGCCCAAGACCATCCAGGATACCATCTCCACCTCCGCATAGAACCAGAACTCGTAGTCCGACAAGTATAGCTGCCAGAAATCTCAGAGGTCGGGCAAAGATTAGCGAGACGAGTCTCTTTGCTGAACTTGTTAAGGACAGAAATATGAGGGAACTCGCCTTAAAGAAACTTCAAGAAGCCAAAGAGAAGGCAATTAGTCAAGACGAAGTGCAAATCATAGAAGGATCAGATGACAAAGAAGCGAGCAACACTTCGTCAGAGCATAAAATATCCAACGAAATAAAGGAATTATCTTCCGACAGCAGGGCACATGCTAATCTTGTCTCAGTCACCGAAGACGGTGCTGATATTGACATTGTAGACATACCTTTTCCTAATATTGTGACATCTTCCCTTGGAATGACCGAAGATAGCAATTCAATGGCAAGCAAAACCCCACCTATACCTGCGTCACTGGCTACAACTCCGTCGACACCGGTAGCAAATCTTACCCCAATACCACCGTCAACTGTATATAATTCTCCCGTACCAAACACTACAAACAATTTTCCAATGGCTGTTGCTGGCAATGGTGGCACAATTTTTCCCTCCCCAGTCCCTAACTTGGCAAACATTTCACAATCTGATCCTAACGGAATCGCAGGTCCATCGCAAGTACCTGTTTTGTTACCTGGTTCCGTTCCAGGACAAGTTCTACTTCCCAATCTTTCTATTCCTCCTCCTCCAATTCCAGTTCCTGCTCCTAACACTGCCATTTCTAAATTCAACACACCCAATAATTTAGTTCCTCTCAAATCTATCGATCCACCGAAACCTCCCATAGTTGCATTTAAAACTACGAAATTGTCAAAGTTACCGCTGCCACCAGGAATCAATCAGAATGATTTAGAGAGCATAGACTCTCCGCCAAGCCGCTCACCCAGTCCACCTACCAAGGGGCAGAATAAATTCTTATCAACCACACCGAAACCTCCCACAAAAAAGAGCATCAAAGATCTACCAATGCCACCTG TTGTTCCTGGATCAGAAGACTTGAGTGGAGAGGAAGATCCGAATGCTACGCCACCGCGCGGAAAACTTGATCGGATAACCCCCAAGCCAAAACTGAAGAGGCCGAAAATATTGAAGAGACGAGGCTCTCGCAATTGTCATATGCCAATGTCAGCTTCTGGAGGCAAAGATTGGGGTGAACGATGCGTCGATGTGTTCGAAGTTATAGCACAGATTGGCGAAGGTACTTATGGTCAGGTCTATAAAGCTCAAGACAAAAGAGCTGCTGTTCTTGTTGCCCTAAAGAAAGTACGTTTggaaaatgagaaagaagGATTTCCGATAACGGCAGTTCGGGAAATTAAAATCCTGCGACAATTAAAccataaaaatattgtcaacCTGAGAGAAATCGTTACCGACAAGCAAGATGCTCTAGATTTCCGAAAG GACAAGGGTTCATTTTATCTCGTTTTCGAGTACATGGACCATGACCTAATGGGATTACTGGAATCCGGAATGGTAGACTTTAACGAAATGAACAATGCCAGTATCATGAAGCAGTTGCTGGATGGTTTGAACTACTGTCACAgcaaaaatttcttacatCGAGACATCAAGTGTTCAAATATATTGATGAATAACAA AGGTGAAGTAAAACTGGCTGACTTCGGTCTTGCTAGACTGTACAATGCGGAAGACAGGCAGAGACCTTACACCAATAAGGTCATTACTTTGTGGTATCGACCACCTGAATTACTACTTGGAGAAGAACGTTACGGACCAGCCATTGATGTATGGAGCTGCGGTTGCATACTTGGTGAACTGTTTTCCAAGAAGCCTCTTTTCCAG GCGAATGTGGAGATGATGCAGCTGGAAATGATCTCGCGAGTTTGCGGTACACCGACACCAGCCGTTTGGCCATCTGTGATAAAATTGCCTTTATGGCATATGCTAAAGCCCAAAAAGTCGCACAGACGACGCCTGAGAGAGGACTTCTCCTTCATGCCTGCATCGGCTCTGGATCTTCTAGATAAAATGCTGGAACTAGATCCGGACAAACGGATCACAGCTGCTGATGCTCTGAAAAGTGCTTGGCTGAAAAATATCCAACCAGAACA GATGCCAGCACCCCAACTCCCGACATGGCAAGACTGTCACGAGCTTTGGAGTAAGAAACGCAGACGTCAGTTACGAGAACAGCAGGAAGTTTCCGGAGGGAAGATCCCGCTCCTCCCTCTCCCTAACAAAGGTGGCCCTCACAAGGCTGTTGAGGACTTGTCGGATGTCGGGGG GTCATCCAAAAGGTTAAAGATGGAGGCAGGATATAATTCCCATGGAAATCGTATCGGTGCTGAACCTCCGTTTGGAGGTGAAAGTTTGTTTAATCGGAGTGCTCCATTTTTAGTCTCCCCATCGTCGTACTACTACAGCAGTCCATTGCCTGTCAAATCACGGGGCAATCAAAAGCAAGGAGACACCAGCTCCCATTATTTGGACCAAAACACTGAGGACAGTCTGGCACGAAAACTAAATTGCCTTGCTAGTGCTTTGGCTCATGGCAGGCCAATACGTGTCGACGATCTAATGTCGCTTCGCTCAGATAACGAC GGTGATCAAAAAGCTGCTCAATTAGTGGGTGACCTGCACTCTGAGCTACGTCTTGCGGCGAGTACAAGAGCAACTGGTAGATTAGAATCGCACCTACCGGTATTCAACCCACTGCCAACAG aaaCAAGTGTAGGACAAAAGAGTGGGTTCGATGCTCATGCTGTCTACGCAGGCGACGATGCGGTCAGCACGGTCAGGTGGTCTCAATTAGCCACAGCTGGTGTACGCAGCGCATTGTCCGCTCTAATGTCACGCTATGGTTTGGAAACCTACAATCCTTCCCCTGCCACAACCCGACCCCCAG acTGA